Proteins from one Loktanella sp. M215 genomic window:
- a CDS encoding 4a-hydroxytetrahydrobiopterin dehydratase, with protein MTDKLTEAEIKPLTDAGWTLSDEGDAITKTYQFKNFVQAFGWMTQVAIHAEKLNHHPEWSNVYKTVEVALTTHDADGLTALDAKLAQKMDELAER; from the coding sequence ATGACCGACAAACTGACCGAAGCCGAGATCAAGCCGCTAACGGACGCGGGCTGGACCCTGTCCGACGAAGGCGACGCCATTACGAAGACGTATCAATTCAAGAACTTCGTGCAGGCCTTTGGCTGGATGACGCAAGTAGCGATTCACGCGGAAAAGCTGAACCACCACCCGGAGTGGTCCAATGTCTATAAAACCGTGGAAGTGGCGTTGACCACGCATGATGCAGATGGTTTGACCGCGCTCGACGCCAAACTGGCGCAGAAAATGGACGAACTCGCGGAGCGTTAA
- a CDS encoding mechanosensitive ion channel family protein — protein sequence MENLLNKPILNGKSIMDVLTLEFLASAIGSVLTAILIITIGFVVGGWISRRIESIGVKNRHLDETLFIFLGNIVRYIIIGFSFLFVLNTFGVQTTSVVAVIGAAGLAIGLALQGTLSNVAAGVMIIFFRPIKLGDFVTINDQSGTVKAINLNFIEMASIGNVQIIIPNSEVWGNTIVNYSVYPQRRAEWNIGVAYGANLADAERAIIDTIMADPRSLKDPEPFIQVNNLNASSVDFLVRVWCARTDYFQYQADMTRKVKEALDAAGVEIPFPTRTMYMAKDD from the coding sequence ATGGAAAACCTGCTGAACAAGCCGATTTTGAACGGCAAATCCATCATGGACGTCCTGACGCTGGAGTTTCTGGCGTCGGCCATCGGGTCCGTGCTGACCGCCATTCTGATCATCACCATCGGCTTTGTCGTCGGCGGCTGGATTTCCCGCCGGATCGAAAGCATCGGCGTCAAGAACCGTCATCTGGACGAGACGCTGTTCATCTTCCTTGGGAACATCGTCCGCTACATCATCATCGGCTTTTCGTTCCTGTTCGTCCTCAACACCTTCGGTGTCCAGACGACAAGCGTCGTGGCCGTCATCGGTGCCGCCGGTCTGGCCATCGGTCTGGCCCTCCAGGGCACGCTGTCGAACGTGGCGGCGGGCGTGATGATCATCTTCTTCCGCCCGATCAAGCTGGGCGATTTCGTCACGATCAACGATCAAAGCGGCACGGTAAAGGCGATCAACCTGAACTTCATCGAGATGGCGAGCATCGGCAACGTGCAGATCATCATCCCGAACTCCGAAGTCTGGGGCAACACGATCGTCAACTATTCCGTCTATCCGCAGCGGCGCGCGGAATGGAACATCGGGGTGGCCTACGGTGCCAATCTGGCCGATGCGGAACGTGCAATCATCGACACGATCATGGCCGACCCGCGCAGCCTGAAAGATCCGGAGCCGTTCATTCAGGTCAACAACCTGAACGCTTCTTCCGTCGATTTTCTGGTGCGGGTCTGGTGCGCGCGGACCGATTATTTCCAGTATCAGGCCGACATGACCCGCAAGGTCAAAGAGGCGCTGGACGCCGCGGGCGTGGAAATCCCCTTCCCCACCCGCACGATGTATATGGCCAAGGACGACTGA
- a CDS encoding putative quinol monooxygenase: protein MSDLYIVATLVAKPDQADRLREMLTGAVPDFRAEDGCMGYTVLEDAGRPGRFMTYERWRDRAAADAHMQTPLMGTLLPQLPDILAEEFKQDFLNPVVMM from the coding sequence ATGTCAGATCTTTATATCGTGGCCACCCTTGTGGCCAAACCCGATCAAGCGGACCGTCTGCGCGAAATGCTTACAGGCGCCGTGCCGGACTTTCGTGCAGAGGACGGCTGCATGGGTTATACCGTGCTGGAAGATGCCGGCCGCCCCGGCCGGTTCATGACCTATGAACGCTGGCGCGACCGGGCCGCCGCCGATGCCCATATGCAAACGCCCCTGATGGGGACGCTGCTGCCGCAATTGCCGGATATTCTGGCGGAAGAATTCAAGCAGGATTTCCTAAACCCCGTCGTGATGATGTGA